TTGGATACATGTGTTTATCAAGTAAAGCTAAGGAGGAAAACTAGTctatattatacaaatataaagcTGCCTTTGATAAAAACTTACCTTTACTGTTGATGTTTAGGCTACTAATGTATTCATATTGACCTTTGCTCATGAGAAGCAAGATAAAATTTATACtatggatttttattattttcttcctaataGTATGCATATGTTTCCAAAGCAGTAACCCAAGATCTGTGTTGTACCTACTACAATAATTTAGAGTATATTTTTCTCAGTGTGTCTTTCATAGTAAACAGTAGAGCCCAGCAcacaaattaattattatttgacAATTTCAAACTTAACTGTTGATAAGCATTACAGAAGAATATTCCTCTACTTTAcaggaaatgaatgaattttttgcATCgtgtttttttcaaattatctGAAGAGGCCTTTTCTGTACATCTTTATTGATTCCACAGTGCCTATCAGAGAAACTTCTGAATCTCAAGTATACATTTAGATTCATGAGACAGGCACACTTGTACCAAGCTAATGAAAAGTATAAAAGACAAGAAACAGCCAGGTACcatggtacacgcctgtaatcccagcagctcagaaggctaaggcaggaggacggcaaatttaaaccagcctcagtaattcagCGAGGCctttagcaattcagtgagactctgtctttaaataaaatattaaaaaagggctaggaatgtggctcagtggttaagtacccctgggttcaatcactggtacaaaaaagaaaaaatgatgaacAAAGATACATAAGTCTGGGCAAGGTGGCGCACACGTGTGATCCCGTCTattcaggagtttgaggccagcctgagcaacttaatgagaccctgttgcaaaatacaatttaaaagggctaggaatataaTTCAGCAGTATGACACTTGCCTGGCTTGCTCAAGGCCTTGGATTTAATTCCCAATACCACcaaacacaaaaaagaagaaagtgggaGAAAAAAGTAGGGAAACATCAAGTGGTCTTTCCTCAAAAGTCCTTATAGCCATCTGGAGACTCTTCCTGCCTGCTAGTTGACAGCTGGGATGTAAGAAATGAAATTCTCAAAGGAGGGTGTGAGATACACCCTGGAATCTGCTTGCCCCTCAGTGCTAATATTTCTTATAATCCTCTCCAGAGGGAACATAACCAGACACAAGAGCCACCACTCTCAGGCAGGGACAGAGCTCTGGCCTTCCACCTGGAGTgcatttctagttttcccagtgcAGTGTCTCTGCAGTTGGTGGCCAAAGTTGGTGGTCACTGTTCCAGTGACACAGCTGATGCTTCTTTATCAGAGTTTTAGAGGACCCAAGAGAGTCAATCCAAGGTCAAGTTTGTCCCAGCAAAGTAAGAGGGTGACGTTCTTTTAACTCTTATTACTGTTGTTTAAGGCAGAGGAAATCAGTTATggtttataactttttaaatattttggagataTTAATGCCATCAATAGTATTctaatttgagaaaaaataacATCATGTTTTTTATGATCTACAGACAAAATTTGACCAAATGGGAAATGTAACTTCTTTTGgtgagtattttcttttaaatcagtgAATGAGAATCTGGTGTtcatttgggagatagtcatttctaagatcttctaGTCCCATCCCCAAGGTCTGGATTCCTTCATTCCTATGAGGGTGAAGTTAGGGGAAGTAATCCAAAATTCTTGTTCTCTGTCAGGTGGAGAGTGGACAGTTAGGGTGTTCAGCAATAGGGCAGTTCATAGGTCCACAGTGGCATATGGCAGATGACTAGACAAGGCCCACgtagggcagggatcatgctaagacaacaGTAAACAAAACAGCAATGCATTAATTTTTTGTGAACAATTAacacaaaagcaattagtatttcagccagtctctgaaaaccatgaagataGTAACTCAGTCATATCAGTGGAAAACAGATCAAGTTTATCAATGAGAAGGATAGGAACATGTGTAGGTTTATGAGATCagactcaaattaactcaggacaagCTTGTGACTTCACAgtcctttgtgatcattattataAAGCACTCCCACACAAGAATCCTTCTTCTTcgcctccagctttacttaccTTTGATAGAGCTGACTTAAGAGTACAtcataaattacattaaaaagcaagcaaacattgtttttccttttaaatatccaTATAGGACTGTGCTCAGGCTGCCAGGTGTTTaggaccaagttggtcaaaactgcccttgttcctatctactcagctgagattcctcagagatcactcttggTTACATGTGCGAAGCTTCTTGGCTCCTTTAACTTTCCTCCACCAGTGGTGCCATCTGCCAGGACGTGTCAGGGTAGGGTTGGTATATTTTTGAGGTTAAAAATGGTTATTACAAAGACTTTGTTTTAGCTTTTGTTTCTGGTTGAAGTGGAGAGTTGTCttaatggtgctgaggatgaggGAGGGGCCTTGACATGACATCTAAACTCTTCAATTTGTTAGTTTAACCCACTCTTCACTtttatagaaaggaagaaaactgaattaTACCAAGAGTTAGGTCTTCAAGCCAGAGATTTGAGATTTCAGCATGTGATGAGCATCACAACCAGAAACAATAGGATCATCATGAGAATGGAGGTAAAGGATTTCCTCTCATTACCATTCTCCGCAGTCTTATTAAGTTATGCCGAGCCATCTCGGTTAATATCTAGGTTAAAGTCCTCCTAGGATTAAAATATCTATGTGGAATATaggctgttttaaaatttaatacattAAAAGAAGCATTCATTTTGCATAGATTGATTCATATGCACAACAGGCATAACACTGTTCTATGTTggaaaaattctgatttttattcttgttcAAATTTAGTCTCtactttgtaaatatatatatgtgtgtgtgtgtgtatatattctggatattatacacacacatatacacatacatatatacacacacatatatatatatacatatatacatacatatatatatatatacatacatacatatatatatatatgtatatacacacacacacacacatatataccttattttattatttttatgtggtactaagaatcatacccagtgcctcagacgtgctaggcaagcattctaccactgagctatgtctccatccctactttctaaaattttaagaaaaagaaccttgatttataatgtattttttcacTTCTATCCTGTCATGTGTAATGATAGTATATTCTTAGCTACCAAGAACATATTCTACTTTTCCAGATAGCCcagaaatatgttaaattttttttaatatttattttttaggtgtagatggacacaacacaatgcctttatttttatgtggtgtgaggatcgaacccaggtcccgcccgtgcgaggcaagcgctccaccgctgagccacaatcccagcccctgtataTGTTAAATTTTGATcccataatttaaatttttattgaaagctttttaaaatacattgattGTATCTTTCCTTGTCTACTTAGATCACACAAAATACATTGACTTTTCTTAGTAATGCAGCATTAACACCATTATCAGTTATTTTGGTGGGCGCAAGATGAGAGTTCTGAAAGAGGAGGAGACAGCAGGTTTCTGTGGTATTGGCCCTACAGTGGGCATGGGCTTGCTTTCTGCAAAATGTTTTTGATGGCAGATTTTTGTCCATTTGTCTAGAATTAATCAAAATAATGACAATGGAAACAGTCTTCTCCCAAGTGATTTTTCTCCAGAAAACATTCTTCATTCTTGGTATCAGTAGCTAGCATCCTTCAAAACAGTATGTCTTTGATGGAGAGATAGACAGGTATGTGATAAAGCAAATTTAGCAGAATGTTAATTGTATAATGTAAATGGTAGATATATGGTGTTGCCTTTCAACTTCTTATACAAAAATTGTTAtaataaaatgatgagaaaaaaggtttaaaaaatccataatttCTATGTTAATAATATAGGTGTCACAGCTGCCTCTGCTCTTTACATAAAAGATGCCAGCCTCTCTTTAGAAAAATGTCTAACTTCGTACTATTCTAAATCGGGACAGAAAGGCTGTGTTTTATCTTTGTAATTTCAAATTCActtaatatgctgtttttaaaaggaaacttttcTACTTGAGCCAAACTACTTATGATGAAACTAGGTGTTTTCTAAAAATCTACTCAATTCCTGACTTTTAAGAAAACCTTTCCTTTTATTCCCTATTTTCCTCATGATTGTCCTGGAAGTCTtagtaaatatataatttgaGTAATTCCAGCTCTATTGAGAATGAGTTAGAGGCATCAAGACTTCCATATATATTTAGGTTTCCTGCCTATTAAAAatatgccttgatttttttttctttaacaagcCAAATGAACACTGATTTGGTTTACTTTTAatccaaaattattaaaatgttaacactttcatgaatttttttccctatagCTCTATAATTTGCATGtatatgaatgtgtatatatgtgtgtatatatacatatattcgctggttttctttttaacagtATTTAAAAGCTGTGATAACTCCAGAGTGCCTTCTGATATTAGATTATCGTAATTTAAACTTGGAGCGATGGCTGTTCCGGGAACTCCCATCACAACTGGCTGGAGAAGGTCAACTTGTCACATACCCTTTACCTTTTGAGTTCAGAGCCATAGAAGCACTCCTGCAATATTGGGTAAGCCTGTTATATTAAGCTCTTGAGTTTGGGTGTCACGTGCTGGATGAAGAGGCAGGTTGGTGTTGTTTCGGTGGCACTTTGCTAACTACATCCTCCTCCTAGACCACCAGCATTTCTAAGGGTCCTGAGTGGAGAAAGTATTGAAGCTTTAGGACTCTAGATATAGGACATAACTCTATTATGGGCTGAAAAATTAAGATGtcagattttaaatgtattcCATTTTTTCTCTGGATTAAACTATATATTATAAAAGTGTTTACACATGATGACTATTACATCATTCATTAgatcattctttcatttatttgtacaGTCCTTAAAGGAGCTACATGATGCCTCTGTTTGAGACCTAGATTGCCAGAGGACCCACACAAAATTATTCAAATGATCCCTCATTAAACTGATGGTCACAGTGTGTCTGGGGATCCTGGCAGGCCCTGGGGAGCAATATTCCACTCCTCACAAACCCTCTTCCCTGATAGCACTGGGACTGAACCTGGCAGGCTCTGAACAAGAGTGGTTCACTGTTTTCCTGGCCTCCACCTGTACCCTTCTCTTCTGCTTTGCTCTGCCGAGGGAATAGATTACTGCATTCCCTGCTGGGGTTAAAAAGAGGCAACAGAAGTAGGAACAAACAGTGGCCATTGATAGGCTACACAGGCAGCCGCCATGGGGAGATTAGGGTGCTCACGGTGTCCGCTGGGATATATATTCTTCCTGCCATTACATGGGGTGCCAGGAGGATTTCCTTCTGAAAGAACACTACACAATAAGCAAGGCCAGCCATCCCCCACAAGGAATAAGTTTTCAAATAAAGGAAAGTTACCCAAACCCTCCCGAGGGACTGTTACATACCAGGACCAGATAAGCCTCACAGACACCTGGACTGTGATCCTGGGCAGCTTCCCAAACTTTGCTGGGCAGAGGATTTGGTATGTCTGTGGATACTAAAACATTAGATCTGCCTAAATCTGGCTGTCCGGAGCCTCCTTCCCACTCACAGTCTTTTGAAACTGGAAGTAGCTCTTCCATACACAGAATAACCAAGGGACTGCAGCAGGCACCCTGGATGGACTCCACTTTATGACTGAGATCAGAAGAGGTCAGTCTTGAAGTAATTGTGCCTCTGGCATAAACAGTGTATATTAGAATTTATATTGTTAATTTTGTCACTTAAATCGGTTAGTATTGTTCTGTTTGCCAACTGGTTTAGAAATATTTCAGTTGTTTAACTAGTATAGCTTTATCAGTGCATTCCTGCTAACTATAAAATATGCTGGTGTTACCCTGAATAAGAAAAGTATACTTTTGACTTTTCActgatttatgatttatttattatgttttttaaagtcCAAGATAAGTTATGGTTCtcaagagaatattttttattagaattttgaGCTGTATTCCATTTACAAAGAAATAGGTATTATTTACCAACTGTAAATTTTGCATTTACACCTTGAAATGGCCAGTTTCCTTTTAATCAATACCTCAGTCCTCTCATAATTGTCTGTACGGGGATTCTCTGAGTTAATTCCCTGTCAACCAAATTTGAGCCTAATGATGACATCATGCATAATTCTTTTAATCCAGGAGATCATTTTTTAATTGTCTGTAATAGGCATTCCAGCATTGGCCATGTTCTGAAGCATTATCAGCATTTCTAGATATTACAAGTTTCTGTATTTAATCAGAGGATTCACTGACCCTAAGTATTCTAAAAAGgttgttttaattcttatgaaAGGTCATGTTGTTATCTAGATCAACACCCTTCAGGGGAAGCTTAGCGTCTTGCAGCCACTGATCCTTGAAACATTGGAAGCTTTAGTGGACCCCAGACATTCTTCTGTAGACAGAAGCAAACTGCATATCTTACTGCAGAATGGCAAAAGGTAAGTCTGGTGGTTTATCAAGTTGGGAGCTAGTGATGAATGTCTTCAACTTCTCTCAGAAGTTGTAGCAGTGAATTGTCAGCATAAACTTACATGCAGAATCagtgtggttttatttatttatttatttattttggtgccagggattgaacctagaggcacttaaccactgagccacatccccagccttttttttttttttttaatttttgagacagagtctcactaagttgctgagtctggttttaaactctcaatccttctgcctcagcctcccgagctgctgggattacaggcgtgccccactatgcctggcataattcttgttttaaaaataccaagTAGTCTTGTTAATGATAATGACTCTTTTACTTTATGATTTAATCATATTATCTTCATTCCTATATTTGGGTTTGGTTATTATTAAAATCATATGTTTTCACAACTTTTTTCTAAAACAGGGTATCACAGCTGGAAAGTTGAGCTTTAATGTTTATGGAAAAGGTATTTTGCTTGAAACACTCTATAAGGCTTGTCTGTAATTTTGTCTCATCCTACTGGCACCCCCATTCAGTAGCTGATGTTGAGCATTGAAGTTTAAGTAATTCATGTAAACTTACATAATTAGTAAACGACAGATCTAAATTCAGATCCAGTTCTCTCTCCCTCCATGGTTCAtgttctttattaaaaaattcttaatgcaTTCTAGAATTTAAcagcaatattttaatttgtatcacAGATTGAATAAACATGCTCTCAGATTTGTACTCCCTAAACTCCTTCAAAAGAATTAATAGTTaaggcctagggatgtggctcaatggcagaaaATTCCTTGGATAATCAAGGTCTTAGTGTAATccctagcacttaaaaaaaaaaaaaaaaaaaagatgatgacaAAAGAAATTGTTAACATTTCTCATTCATTAGGAGTTTTTGTTCAAAAATGGTGAAGTGTTTTTATCAGTTAAGAGTAAATAATCtggagctgggggtatagctcatgGCTGAATGCTTGTCCAGAAGGcatgtccctgggttccatccccagcaacacacgtACACAAAGAGTAAATggtcttttaaacaaataaaataaaggtattgtatccaaaataataataataaattcccAAACCAGAAATCTTGTTTGTgatagtgaggattgaacccagggattaaacccactgggtgggtattctaccactgagctataccctcaaccCCCtttgtggggggggtggggattaccagggattgaactcaggagcactcggacactgagccacatcctcagccctattttgtattttattcagggacagggtctcactaagttgtttagcatctcgctttttactgagtctggctttgaacttgggatcttcctgtgtcaacctcctaagctgctgggattacagatgtgcgtcTCTGCGcctggccctttttaatttttgagacagtgtctcgccAAGTTGCAGGCATAATAATAAATTCTTACataataattattgtattttttttaacaagttgCTATTTATGAGTGATAGGTAGATGAACTTGATAATATGCCCCGAGAAGGTACCATTCTTTCAGTGGAAGGCTACAAGTTAATGCTTTTGATTGTTTCTGTGTAACTGTTCCTACAGTCTGTCAGAGTTAGAAACAGATATCAAGATTTTCAAGGAGTCAGTTTTGGAGATCTTGGATGACGAGGAGCTGCTAGAAGAGCTCTGTCTGACGAAGTGGAGTGACCCACAGGTCTTGTGAGTATGGTCCTGTTTGGTTATTTATTCTGCAGGGTGAACCTCTGACTTCTAGGGCTCATAAGGTAGAGAAtacagcccccccccctttttttttgtagttatagatgggcagcatttatttatttatttatttatttatttttatgcagtgatatcaaacccagtgcctcacacatggctaggcaagcgctctgccactgatctataGCCCCAGCACCAGAATACAGCCATTTTTCATCCTGAGTTGATTCACTTTTTACCTGTGCAGTACTGTGCCCTAACATTGCTGAGCCAAGGTGAATCTAAACACATAGTTTACCTTCATCCTCAAGAGATGAAAGTTGGCACACGCATCTACTgaaagttgaatatttttttttaaataccccaaatagtttgttatttttagaatagTATCAGGAATGAATACAGACATCTTTATAATATATGTAGTTTCCATGATTTGTACAGATTTTGTTAAGCATTTTGAGAAATTAGCTGTTTACATTCTAACGAGATACTAAGAGCTGTATGGTGTTTGTAGATAACCTTTAACATAGTAGCAGGAACTTGAACACACTGTTTCTTGCTTTGCTCTGGTTTATTCATCtctaaaatgcttaaaaatttaaatatattatttaaattttcttagtgGAGgttatatatataaaggaaaataatgatgTATTAGTAGCATTCAGAAACATTTCTTCAGATAGGAAAATGACATGTTCACCTTGGAAAGAAAATGCtgtttatgttcatttttaattttggttttaccTGATGGTGGTTTTAGATATGCACTAATTCATCATCATTTTACATTTGAATTTTCCTCTGATTTCACATACTTGAAGGAGTCTGTTGGATGGGGGTCATGGAATATTGTGAAGTTAACTAGTACTTTTGGGTACTAAATGTGTGATGCACATTGAGGGCATGTTAAttatgttaactttttaaattcaagTGAGAAGAGCAGTACCGGGATTGACCATGCAGAAGAGATGGAATTGCTCTTGGAAAACTACCACCGATTAGCTGAAGATCTTTCCAATGCAGCTCGGGAACTGAGAGTACTGATTGATGACTCACAGAGTATTATTTTCATCAATCTGGACAGGTAAGAAAACATTATATGAAACaagtatttgtaaaatttttataaagtaataaaGATTTTAAGGAAATGTAATTTTGGAAGGAATTATACCAATCATCTGTAACCACTGAACAGAAGTAGgggtttttgctttgtttagCAGTACAGATTTAATACACGGAGTCTTTGTTAGACTATGTAGTGAATCTGCTACCTAGTTGGTGAGCCCTTCTGGTTGGTGTCCTCCCCTCCAGCCACCGCAATGTGATGATGAGGTTGAACCTGCAGTTGACCATGGGAACCTTCTCTGTCTCACTCTTTGGACTAATGGGAGTTGCTTTTGGAATGAATCTGGAATCTTCCCTTGAGGAGGTAAGAAGATAAAGTTTCAATATTTTAGGGATTAGTTTTACTGTTTTGAAGATGAGTTTTTAGTTTTAAGCCTAACTTGTATACTCccatagtaaaataaatataaactcacTTAGGATCTAACAATACTATCTGAATTCTATTACTGCATAAGTGTAAATATAGTCTGTTTTACACTTTGTTTCCCAAAACACCTAACTTCATATGGAGAAGATTGGCTAATGGTATGATACCATGAGGCTGTGTTAAGgagtttgtttttcattcataCATGTCTGGTAATGTACCTGGAAGTCTGCTTATTTGGCTCAATCATCACAACTCTGTGAAAATAGATTTATTATTCCTcttttgtagatgaagaaacaTGCTCAGAAAATCttaagtaattttcccaaggATACTGAACTAGAAAATAACAGAATTAAGGTTCCAGCCCAAAGATTTGGCTTTCCTTATTAACAGAGCACAGAACTCCCAAAGCTGCTCATGTCACAACAGCTTTGTGTTTCAGAGAACGTTGTGTAGATGTCTAGCAGTGATCTGAACGTGCAGTTGGCGTACACTGGTGTTTGAGTCTGTGTCCTAATTAGCCTAAGGGTCTGCTGTCACCCTAGTCCAGTCCACATCATCTCATGAGGACCACTGTGTTTTCAAAAAGtggtttttttaaaagataacctGATTATGTCACTCTTCTGCATAAAAGAGATCACTTTTGATTGGCTTCACAGTGAAACGCCCAGAGCCTTGGTCTGTGGGGCTTTGCCTGTGGGCTCCTGTGTCTGCAGCCACTCTCCTCAGTGTCGCTTTTCCTGCTGCCTCCATACCTGCCGCCTTTTTTGCATAGTTAACTTGGGCATCACTGCACTGACTGCACCCCAACCTTGCCTTCcagatacatccccagccagttCTTTCCTTTCTGTCACTTTCCTCAGATGTGCAGTTGCTTGCTCAGAGTCTGCAAAAGACCTTTAAGCTCCTGAGGTATAGCTAACAGTGCCATTTTTATGCTCTCTTTGGTGAAATTTGAAACATAAAAGGAAATGCAATACATTTGTTAAGCATTAAGTGaaagaataatattatttaaaaagaaaagggcttattttggtttttaaatcacacatggtgacacacacctgtaatcccagctactcagaagcaTTGTTTGAGTCCAGGATTGAGGGTGACCCCAGCAACATAATGAAACCCTATCTTCTGTCCCCCAcccactgacaaaaaaaaaaaatccttcctatGCAACCCTAGAGACAAAGCAACAGAGCGACCCATGAGATGTGAGTGGTGGGTAGTGACTTGGGCTTGGGAAGTAGCCGGGTGAACAAGACTTAGGTACTTCATCAGAAGTACAAATCACGTCTTTGCGTTTCCTGaggaataatgaaaatattcattaatcCGTGGATGTGTCTTTGCTTCGTATCCAGTCAGCATTAACATTTGCAATAGTGAATCTAAGAGAAATTATGTTTtgtggggtgccagggattgactGAACCAGGGCACTTAGCCGTGAGCCACATCTctaccgtttttttttttttttggagacagggtctctctgagttgcttagggccttgctgaggctgactctgaactcacaatcctcctgcctcagcctcctgtgccctgCTGTGAAGAGAATTTTATGACATAATTTCAGACTTACAGAAAAATTCCAAGAATAGTCCAAGAATCCCCACATACCCTCGGACCATGTTCTTTCCATGTCAGCGTTTTGTCACATTTTCATCCATTTCTAGAAatgtacttcattttctttttttctgtggcaGTACTGGGAACCAACCCATGACCTCATACCTACTACACAAGTGCTCCCCTGCTGACCTGGAATGGTTTCTGATCTCCAGGCCCTGTTTGGACTTTGCCACTGACTTCCGTAGTGCTCTTTACCACAAACCAGACCTTAGGTCACATGCTGCATAGAGTTGTCATATCTCCTCCCTCTTCAGTCTACAagtttttccctctctctcatgGCCTTGACATTCAAGAAAAATACCAGTCAATTTTGGGGCCCTTAATGTCTGCTTATGCAGACAACTTTCCTTTATCTCTTTGAAATTGTGTCCTATAGGGAAATACTGTGAGACCGTGTAAAAAACCCTGTTTTCTTGGGATTTTCACACTCTTTTACCCAAGGCTTCATGCGATctaggcaggtgctccaccaccgagccacatctgcAGACCTCACCCTCGAGTCTTGCCATCTACTAAGTGGCCCAAAATTGATTTGTGCCTGAGTCAGATATTACTGTGATGATTACCAAATTCCCTCATTCTTGGGAGTATCAGTTGGCACAGCGTGATATAGGATTCCCTTCTCTCCTACCCACCTCCTTTTCACATATATCAACATATATATTCATGGGGTCTTATTTTGGTCAGTTATGTTACTATTACTGTGGTGTTCAAATCATGTCTTTCATCTGGCTTCTGAGTACTTTTGACACATCCCCATCTGTTCTTAGTGCTTTTTTTGGCCTCTGGCACATCCAGATGTTCTGTAGCTATTTCTAAGTGAAGTAGACTGAGGAGTCCAGGAGTTGAAGGGCATACAAGAGTAAAGTGATGGCACATTGGACACTGGATGTGAAGGCACATACCCTCAGTATGCAGGGCACTCCCAAACAGAAAATCTCCAGTTCCAGAAGCATGTTCCTTTTCTTGACTTCAAGAGGTCTCACATtgtcctgtgtgtatgtgtaatagCACATGGAGTTTTGAGTTTGGCTAGCTTACCTCTCATTTTTGCCACATTGTGCCATTTCCAGACCTTTGGTTTAGGGGCTAAAGAACTAATCTGAAGTGAAAAACAATAGTAAGCTATATATATTAAATCTCATTTAAACGGAATCTTTGTTTAGTAAAATAGGGTCCTCAGTTTAGACAACTGGAAATGTTTTCACCATCAAAAAACAGTTaacactgggtgcagtggcacatgcctataatcccagtggctcgggaggctgaagtaggaggatagcaagttcaaagccagcctccgcaaaaagcaaaacacaagaccctgtctctaaataaaatacaaaaaagggctgggaatggggctcagtggtccagtgcccctgagtttaatccctggtacaaaaaaaagcaGTTAATACTTACCTTCCTAATTGCTCGTTTCTGACATCTAACTTCATGTTAAATCCTAAAAGGCAGATTTCTGCTCAGTAAAGGATATGAGTTCCCATCAGTAATAACTGACAGATTTCTTCACAGACTCCCATGAAGCTCTCGATCCTTGTAGCTAACCAAGCCGTGGTTGGTGACCCACCACTGGCTCGGCCTTCGAGGTTCTTTCCTGTGAGAGAGTAAATTCTCACCTTGGTACGTACGTGACCTGACAGTGTGCTGCTGCACTGCGAGAGCGAATTCTGACAAGGCATCGTCAGCTGCGCTGCGAGGTCCCCGAACTGCTTTGGTTCATGCTGTCTGTTTTTCCATAGCATCACTGGACCTCACATTTCACTTACTATTTTGAcaatttgtttttgcttatttcccttaaaagcttaaaatatcctGGGGTGCTATGGCATCCCAGCTCACAGTTTGGGCAGCTGTGGCTGTCAGTT
This portion of the Marmota flaviventris isolate mMarFla1 chromosome 6, mMarFla1.hap1, whole genome shotgun sequence genome encodes:
- the Mrs2 gene encoding magnesium transporter MRS2 homolog, mitochondrial, with translation MECLRSLPRLLPRRAPRALAWGLPAAASCGGAAPLLGRSRVQPLCWPRRPGEVLRFTTTDASQATLASVAQVFTVTKFDQMGNVTSFERKKTELYQELGLQARDLRFQHVMSITTRNNRIIMRMEYLKAVITPECLLILDYRNLNLERWLFRELPSQLAGEGQLVTYPLPFEFRAIEALLQYWINTLQGKLSVLQPLILETLEALVDPRHSSVDRSKLHILLQNGKSLSELETDIKIFKESVLEILDDEELLEELCLTKWSDPQVFEKSSTGIDHAEEMELLLENYHRLAEDLSNAARELRVLIDDSQSIIFINLDSHRNVMMRLNLQLTMGTFSVSLFGLMGVAFGMNLESSLEEDHRVFWLITGIMFLGSGLIWRRLLSFLGRQLEAPLPPMMASLPKKPFLADRRMELKHSLRPEGLGSNRTVLTDR